One Paraglaciecola mesophila genomic region harbors:
- a CDS encoding YqaE/Pmp3 family membrane protein: MQKVNPLNLILAIFIPPLGALLQVGLSAHFFLNILLTLFGVLPGVIHAVWLVLKNK; this comes from the coding sequence ATGCAAAAAGTTAATCCACTTAATTTAATCTTGGCTATCTTCATACCGCCGTTAGGGGCATTACTTCAGGTCGGTTTGAGCGCTCACTTTTTCTTAAATATTTTATTGACCCTTTTCGGCGTGCTACCTGGGGTTATTCATGCCGTTTGGCTGGTATTAAAAAATAAATAA
- the bolA gene encoding transcriptional regulator BolA, which produces MTVQQTIENKLSTGFTPSHLEVVNESFMHNVPAGSESHFKVVIVSDEFAGKRLIGRHRAVNQVLADELANDIHALAIHTYTEQEWHTLQQQAPDSPNCMGGSGK; this is translated from the coding sequence ATGACAGTACAACAGACAATTGAAAACAAGTTATCAACAGGGTTTACACCGAGTCACTTAGAGGTGGTAAATGAAAGCTTTATGCATAATGTTCCAGCTGGGTCAGAAAGCCATTTTAAAGTCGTTATCGTTAGTGATGAGTTCGCTGGGAAGCGCTTAATTGGGCGCCATCGCGCAGTGAATCAGGTGTTAGCTGACGAGCTGGCCAATGATATCCACGCGTTGGCCATTCATACATACACAGAGCAAGAGTGGCATACATTGCAACAACAAGCCCCTGATTCACCCAATTGTATGGGCGGTTCTGGGAAGTAG
- a CDS encoding alpha-ketoglutarate-dependent dioxygenase AlkB family protein yields the protein MSFLSIEVGLQQASLFSSLSAGEAQILPLPDGDFRHFQHFLSNQEADAYYQQLLASLAWRQDDIKMYGKQVKIPRLQAWYGDEDALYQYSGLNLSPLPWTEALYELKVRCEKACKTQFNSVLANCYRDGRDSMAWHSDDEAELGERPVIASVSLGQVRNFDLKHRTSGQRHRLPLEHGSLLVMGGNSQTHWLHSVAKTTKAMAPRINLTFRLITPSLRG from the coding sequence ATGTCATTCTTATCTATCGAGGTTGGTTTGCAACAAGCTAGTTTATTCTCATCATTATCTGCCGGCGAAGCTCAAATTTTACCTTTGCCTGACGGTGATTTTCGACACTTCCAACATTTTTTGTCTAATCAGGAAGCAGATGCGTATTATCAACAACTTCTAGCTTCTTTGGCGTGGCGGCAAGATGATATCAAAATGTATGGTAAACAGGTTAAAATCCCGCGCCTACAAGCGTGGTACGGTGATGAAGATGCGTTATACCAGTATTCAGGGCTTAATTTATCACCGCTTCCATGGACTGAAGCGTTATACGAACTAAAAGTACGGTGTGAAAAAGCGTGTAAAACTCAGTTTAACTCTGTTTTAGCAAACTGTTATCGTGATGGTAGAGACAGTATGGCATGGCACAGCGATGACGAAGCGGAACTCGGCGAGCGTCCTGTTATAGCATCTGTCAGTTTAGGCCAGGTGCGTAACTTTGATTTAAAGCACCGCACAAGTGGACAAAGACATAGGTTACCATTAGAGCATGGAAGTCTGCTCGTTATGGGGGGAAACTCGCAAACACACTGGTTGCATAGCGTGGCAAAAACGACTAAGGCAATGGCGCCGAGGATTAACTTAACCTTTCGCTTGATTACGCCAAGTTTACGAGGCTAG
- a CDS encoding methyltransferase, translated as MKTELTLLDHSYELLRYPAQNQHVSWQAWDAADEYLIQYVEQNITDLKGLNVHIYNDDFGALGVWFANNSPTWISDSFVAHKALALNLERNHLDAACVSAHNSLYKAQKTADVVLIKIPKTLALLEQQLIDLQLCISPETKIIAAGKVNAIQKSTLALFEKHVGITTTSLAKKKSRLIFCQYEGTKKSISPYPTKWKTDTTQFTMNNLANVFSRQQLDIGARVLLAHLPDANHKRIIDLGCGNGVLGLHVLHQSADAHVIFVDESFMAIASAKMNIEQNMPDKLKQCEFIVSNCLDEYLRSPVNEGSVDIVLCNPPFHQQNTITDHIALQMFKDSKRILKHGGELRVVGNRHLDYPQTIKRLFGHYKVLASDRKFSILSAIKK; from the coding sequence ATGAAAACAGAACTTACGCTTTTAGACCACAGCTATGAATTATTGAGATACCCTGCACAGAACCAACACGTCAGTTGGCAAGCGTGGGATGCTGCAGACGAATACTTAATCCAATACGTTGAACAGAATATCACGGATCTTAAAGGCCTTAATGTTCATATTTACAACGACGACTTTGGTGCACTAGGCGTCTGGTTTGCAAATAACTCACCTACCTGGATTAGCGATTCTTTCGTTGCTCATAAGGCGTTAGCCCTAAACCTTGAGCGCAATCATCTTGACGCGGCCTGCGTCAGCGCGCATAACAGCCTGTACAAGGCGCAAAAAACTGCTGATGTGGTACTCATCAAAATACCAAAAACATTAGCGTTATTAGAACAGCAGCTTATTGACTTACAGCTTTGTATTTCGCCTGAAACAAAGATAATCGCAGCCGGGAAAGTCAATGCTATTCAAAAATCAACACTTGCTCTGTTTGAAAAACACGTGGGCATAACCACCACCTCTTTGGCTAAGAAAAAGTCGCGTTTGATATTTTGCCAATACGAGGGGACGAAAAAAAGCATAAGCCCCTACCCGACGAAATGGAAAACCGATACAACCCAATTTACCATGAATAATCTGGCTAACGTTTTCTCACGTCAACAGTTAGACATTGGCGCTAGGGTACTACTTGCACATCTGCCCGATGCCAATCATAAACGTATCATCGATTTAGGCTGTGGCAACGGCGTGTTAGGCTTACATGTATTACATCAATCTGCAGATGCTCACGTGATCTTCGTCGACGAGTCTTTTATGGCTATCGCGTCAGCAAAAATGAATATCGAACAAAACATGCCGGATAAGCTCAAACAATGTGAGTTTATCGTCAGTAATTGTTTGGATGAGTATTTACGCTCGCCGGTAAATGAGGGCTCTGTAGATATTGTTTTGTGCAACCCGCCATTTCATCAGCAAAATACCATTACCGATCATATCGCACTGCAAATGTTCAAGGACAGCAAGCGTATTCTGAAGCATGGCGGAGAACTGCGCGTCGTGGGTAATCGTCATTTAGACTACCCACAGACGATTAAACGTCTTTTCGGTCATTACAAGGTACTTGCAAGTGATCGAAAATTCAGTATTTTGTCAGCAATTAAAAAGTAA
- a CDS encoding peptidylprolyl isomerase, with the protein MLRALCISIFLICMPAVAKQKDDGSQIQADNFYPRVKIETSMGDITVELDRSRAPIAVNNFLRYVDKRSYEDTIFHRIVANFVVQGGGYDVDFNEKPSFPDIINESGNGLKNEMYTIAMARQKDPHSSNRQFFFNMNDNVSLDPGRDWGYTVFGYVVEGTDALDAISLVETDYDTTWGWADVPVEPVIIKRVTVLPPV; encoded by the coding sequence ATGTTGCGCGCCCTGTGTATTAGTATTTTTCTTATCTGTATGCCAGCTGTTGCTAAGCAAAAAGACGACGGCAGTCAAATTCAAGCTGATAATTTTTATCCCAGAGTAAAAATTGAAACCTCTATGGGTGACATCACAGTCGAACTGGACCGCTCAAGAGCCCCTATAGCAGTGAATAACTTTTTACGTTACGTGGACAAACGCAGTTACGAAGACACCATTTTCCACCGCATCGTAGCTAACTTTGTTGTACAAGGCGGCGGATACGACGTTGATTTCAACGAGAAACCTTCATTTCCAGACATCATTAATGAATCAGGTAACGGGTTAAAAAATGAGATGTACACCATTGCCATGGCGCGCCAGAAAGATCCTCACTCTTCAAATCGTCAATTTTTCTTCAATATGAACGACAACGTGAGTCTCGACCCAGGCCGAGATTGGGGGTACACAGTGTTTGGCTATGTCGTAGAAGGCACTGATGCCCTAGATGCTATATCGTTGGTGGAAACAGATTACGATACGACTTGGGGTTGGGCTGATGTGCCGGTTGAGCCAGTTATCATCAAACGAGTAACCGTTCTCCCTCCTGTTTAG
- a CDS encoding GNAT family N-acetyltransferase, which translates to MTVSFPHTGTLPETTPRLHFRLLRDSDAEFILALLNEPGWLKYIGDKNVHTRKEALAYIHTGPLAMFKQQGFCLSLVECARDGVPLGLCGLLKRDSLEWPDIGFAFAERYHGRGIAFEAASATLKHAKEALGLTNVSAITAVNNTASMGMLFKLGFTLQGRIELPGVDEPSNLFLKIL; encoded by the coding sequence ATGACAGTATCTTTTCCCCACACTGGAACTTTGCCTGAAACAACGCCCCGTTTGCATTTTCGATTACTTCGCGACAGTGATGCTGAATTTATTTTGGCTTTGCTCAATGAGCCAGGTTGGCTTAAGTATATAGGTGACAAGAATGTACACACGCGCAAAGAAGCGCTGGCGTACATTCACACTGGGCCGTTAGCTATGTTTAAGCAACAGGGGTTTTGTTTGAGCCTAGTGGAGTGTGCACGAGATGGTGTGCCCCTAGGGTTGTGCGGTTTATTAAAACGCGATTCGTTGGAATGGCCCGATATCGGTTTTGCTTTTGCTGAGCGTTATCATGGGAGGGGGATTGCGTTCGAAGCCGCCTCAGCAACACTAAAGCACGCCAAAGAGGCGCTTGGGCTCACTAACGTGTCAGCAATAACTGCGGTGAATAACACAGCATCTATGGGGATGTTATTTAAGCTGGGTTTCACTTTACAAGGTAGAATCGAATTGCCCGGCGTGGATGAGCCGAGCAATTTGTTTTTGAAAATACTGTAA
- a CDS encoding GGDEF domain-containing protein — MQIVPKPAANQAFAYKNASIKSNLTLVWYFSIVALIGFGVHLIHHLRLGSGAFSPDMLPYLAVYLSNVLYALLNLLLLPSARVSNSASWSVSLLEMMYPAFLAFMATVLSIYTSMQGHGPVPFIMGMMVIAMLVQGHLLFLFGLLFCCWLAVSAGLLYMLPSGQASSPILTCFTTMLIAFFIARLAEKNRVGQFTVLQELHDKNQLLEELAVQDPLTKLYNRRYFTNKLEIETARSLRYQHPLSLLIVDVDDFKQINDNDGHLVGDEVLVEIANLITQQMRADDVVCRYGGDEFVILLVEACAEQSKEIANRICESIERCSFRRASAKVTVSIGYAQYIGQPLGDFMQQADQMMYMSKKRGKNQVAFFGCDFETESAPETIE, encoded by the coding sequence ATGCAGATAGTACCCAAGCCCGCCGCGAATCAAGCTTTTGCCTATAAGAATGCATCGATTAAAAGCAATTTAACCTTGGTTTGGTATTTTTCTATAGTCGCTTTGATTGGCTTTGGTGTGCATCTAATACACCATCTACGATTGGGCTCGGGGGCGTTCAGCCCCGATATGCTGCCGTATCTTGCCGTCTATTTAAGCAATGTATTGTACGCCTTACTCAACTTGTTGCTGCTGCCTTCTGCCAGAGTCAGTAATTCAGCGTCTTGGAGCGTGTCACTGCTTGAGATGATGTACCCCGCTTTTTTAGCCTTTATGGCGACGGTATTATCTATTTATACCAGTATGCAAGGCCATGGGCCGGTGCCTTTTATCATGGGGATGATGGTCATTGCGATGTTGGTGCAAGGACATTTGTTGTTTCTCTTTGGCTTATTATTCTGCTGTTGGCTCGCCGTCAGTGCTGGTTTGCTCTATATGTTACCTAGTGGGCAGGCTTCTTCACCTATTCTTACCTGCTTCACAACTATGCTGATTGCCTTTTTTATCGCCAGATTGGCGGAAAAAAACCGCGTGGGGCAATTTACTGTACTGCAAGAGCTACATGATAAAAACCAACTACTTGAAGAGCTAGCCGTACAAGACCCACTGACAAAGCTATATAACCGGCGCTACTTTACCAACAAACTTGAAATAGAAACCGCTCGAAGTCTGCGCTACCAACATCCTCTGAGTCTACTGATAGTCGATGTAGATGACTTTAAGCAGATTAATGACAATGATGGCCATTTAGTTGGGGACGAAGTGCTGGTTGAAATCGCTAACTTGATCACTCAGCAGATGCGTGCAGACGACGTGGTATGCCGCTATGGTGGAGATGAGTTTGTTATTTTGCTAGTAGAAGCCTGCGCCGAACAATCTAAAGAGATAGCAAATCGAATTTGTGAGTCTATTGAGCGTTGCAGTTTCAGACGTGCTAGCGCTAAGGTAACCGTGAGCATTGGTTACGCGCAATATATAGGCCAGCCCCTAGGTGATTTCATGCAGCAGGCAGACCAAATGATGTATATGTCTAAAAAGCGCGGTAAAAACCAAGTGGCATTTTTTGGGTGCGATTTTGAAACCGAGTCTGCACCTGAAACAATTGAGTAG
- the epmA gene encoding elongation factor P--(R)-beta-lysine ligase — protein MPYEPSYDWQPTADIAILKQRANIIADIRQFFFQRNVTEVETPQLSNASVSDFHMRVFETEFNDPTSPQARTMYLQTSPEYAMKRLLCAGSGPIYQIAKAFRNEEAGKHHNPEFTMLEWYRPDFNHRQLMDELDDLMQHVVGCEKAQRMSYQAAFISYLSIDPLTAPLSALQQKGSELGYEHICQHEQDRDTILQLLFSHEIEPKIANERPCFIDRFPASQAALARISPDDGRVAERFELYFKGIELANGFHELANVEEQRQRFTADNDLRERNGLPNVAIDELFLSALEAGLPNCAGVAVGIDRLVMLALDKPNISQVLAFNHRNA, from the coding sequence ATGCCTTATGAGCCTAGCTATGATTGGCAACCTACAGCTGATATTGCCATATTAAAACAAAGAGCGAACATCATTGCTGACATTCGCCAGTTTTTTTTCCAGCGCAATGTGACAGAAGTGGAAACGCCACAGTTAAGTAATGCGTCAGTAAGCGATTTTCATATGCGCGTATTTGAAACCGAATTTAACGATCCCACTTCCCCTCAGGCGCGGACTATGTATCTGCAAACTTCTCCAGAATATGCCATGAAGCGTCTGCTGTGTGCAGGAAGTGGTCCTATTTATCAAATTGCAAAGGCGTTTCGTAATGAAGAGGCGGGCAAGCATCATAACCCAGAATTTACCATGCTTGAATGGTATCGCCCTGATTTTAACCACAGACAATTAATGGATGAGCTTGACGATTTGATGCAGCACGTTGTGGGCTGTGAAAAAGCGCAGCGCATGAGTTATCAAGCCGCGTTTATATCGTATTTATCGATTGATCCATTAACAGCGCCGCTCAGTGCCTTACAGCAAAAAGGAAGTGAATTAGGGTATGAGCATATTTGTCAGCATGAACAAGATAGAGACACGATATTACAGCTGTTATTTAGCCATGAAATTGAACCGAAGATAGCGAACGAAAGACCGTGCTTCATTGATAGATTCCCTGCGAGTCAGGCTGCTTTGGCCAGAATCAGTCCTGATGACGGCCGCGTTGCTGAGCGTTTTGAGCTGTATTTTAAAGGAATTGAGTTAGCTAATGGTTTTCATGAACTCGCAAATGTTGAAGAGCAACGGCAACGATTTACAGCTGATAATGACCTACGAGAAAGAAATGGCTTACCTAATGTTGCAATTGATGAGTTGTTTTTGTCTGCATTAGAAGCTGGTTTACCGAATTGTGCAGGCGTGGCTGTCGGCATTGATAGATTGGTTATGTTAGCGTTAGATAAGCCCAATATTTCACAAGTGCTCGCATTTAATCATCGCAATGCGTAA
- the efp gene encoding elongation factor P, with amino-acid sequence MANISTNEFKGGVKIMLDGEPCNILENEYVKPGKGQAFNRVKLKKLVSGKTIEKTFKSGESFEGADVMDMELSYLYTDGEFWHFMNNESFEQIAADDKAVGDAVKWLVENDSCTITLWNGTPIAVTPPNFVELEITETDPGLKGDTAGTGGKPATLSTGAVVRVPLFVQTGEVVKVDTRSGEYASRAQK; translated from the coding sequence ATGGCTAATATCAGCACTAATGAGTTCAAAGGCGGCGTTAAAATTATGCTCGACGGAGAACCTTGCAACATTCTTGAGAACGAATACGTCAAACCTGGTAAGGGCCAAGCCTTTAACCGAGTTAAGCTAAAGAAGCTTGTTTCAGGCAAAACCATTGAGAAAACCTTTAAATCAGGTGAGTCGTTTGAAGGTGCAGATGTCATGGATATGGAGCTGTCATATTTGTATACCGACGGTGAATTCTGGCATTTTATGAATAATGAGTCGTTTGAGCAAATCGCAGCAGACGATAAAGCAGTTGGCGATGCCGTCAAATGGTTGGTTGAAAATGACAGCTGCACTATTACCTTGTGGAATGGTACACCGATAGCGGTCACTCCTCCTAACTTTGTTGAGTTAGAAATCACTGAAACAGACCCTGGCCTAAAAGGTGATACGGCGGGCACAGGCGGTAAACCTGCCACATTAAGCACAGGGGCAGTGGTTCGAGTTCCTCTGTTTGTGCAAACCGGCGAAGTAGTGAAAGTGGATACTCGCAGCGGCGAATATGCGTCTCGAGCACAGAAGTAA
- the epmB gene encoding EF-P beta-lysylation protein EpmB, giving the protein MTQIIPKKLIAVENNWQKVLSSAFTDPLALLKYLALDPAEFTDDIAARRLFPMRVPVPFAKRMEKGNPNDPLFRQVFPDKKEFDTAPNYLLDPLQEQSNSQPGVLHKYQSRVLLLVRGGCAVNCRYCFRRHFPYSDNHLNKHEWQETLDYIRQDAKINEVIYSGGDPLMAKDDFLAWLTDEIAQIEHIKRLRIHTRLPVVIPSRITSELIEWFTQSRLKPVMVLHINHPQEIDIPLRNALKRLTQAGVTLLNQGVLLKGINDSADTQVALSESLFDVGVLPYYLHVMDKVQGAQHFDQDDEIAKSIMAQMIKRLPGFLVPKLVREIGGQPGKTPIDLNLHP; this is encoded by the coding sequence TTGACACAAATAATACCTAAAAAACTCATTGCTGTAGAGAATAACTGGCAAAAAGTGCTTTCAAGTGCCTTTACTGATCCACTTGCTTTATTAAAGTACCTCGCTTTAGACCCAGCGGAATTTACCGATGATATCGCTGCACGCCGCTTATTTCCTATGCGTGTGCCTGTTCCCTTTGCCAAGCGAATGGAAAAAGGCAACCCGAACGACCCTCTTTTTCGTCAAGTGTTTCCAGACAAAAAAGAATTCGATACAGCTCCCAATTACCTGCTAGATCCACTTCAAGAGCAATCTAATAGCCAACCTGGGGTATTACATAAATACCAAAGCCGAGTTTTATTGTTGGTTCGTGGCGGCTGTGCAGTGAACTGCCGCTACTGTTTTCGGCGACACTTCCCCTATTCTGACAATCATTTAAACAAGCATGAATGGCAAGAAACGCTCGATTACATTCGCCAAGACGCTAAGATCAATGAGGTAATTTATTCTGGTGGTGACCCACTTATGGCCAAAGATGATTTTTTAGCTTGGTTAACAGATGAAATCGCCCAAATCGAGCATATAAAACGCCTTCGTATTCACACTCGCTTACCTGTGGTAATCCCTTCACGAATTACGTCAGAGCTGATTGAATGGTTTACTCAATCACGTCTCAAGCCCGTAATGGTGCTACATATCAATCATCCTCAGGAGATAGATATACCTTTACGTAATGCATTAAAAAGACTCACCCAAGCAGGTGTGACGTTACTTAATCAAGGGGTTTTACTTAAAGGCATCAATGACAGTGCTGATACGCAGGTGGCGTTAAGTGAATCCTTATTTGACGTGGGCGTATTGCCGTATTACTTACATGTGATGGACAAAGTGCAAGGTGCACAACATTTTGACCAAGACGACGAGATAGCAAAAAGTATCATGGCACAAATGATAAAGCGCTTACCGGGATTTCTGGTACCTAAACTCGTACGAGAGATAGGCGGCCAACCCGGTAAAACGCCAATTGATTTAAATCTTCATCCTTAA
- a CDS encoding DMT family transporter encodes MGYWYLGLAIIAEVIGTLSLKASQGFTHTVFSALCIIGYAVAFYFLSLVLKTVPVGIAYAIWAGMGIVLIAAISAVLYKELPDIPAIIGMCLILSGVLVINVFSKTSGH; translated from the coding sequence ATGGGATATTGGTATCTTGGCCTAGCCATTATTGCAGAAGTCATAGGCACGCTCTCCCTTAAGGCGTCACAAGGGTTTACCCATACCGTATTCAGTGCATTATGTATTATCGGGTATGCAGTGGCTTTTTACTTCCTTTCTCTCGTGCTTAAAACGGTTCCCGTGGGAATTGCTTATGCGATATGGGCGGGTATGGGGATTGTCTTAATCGCAGCTATTAGCGCGGTTCTATATAAAGAATTACCTGACATTCCAGCGATCATCGGTATGTGCTTGATCCTAAGCGGCGTACTCGTCATCAATGTATTTTCAAAAACGTCTGGTCATTGA
- the parE gene encoding DNA topoisomerase IV subunit B produces MSNQYNADAIEVLNGLDPVKRRPGMYTDTTRPNHLSQEVIDNSVDEALGGFASSIKVVLHPDQSLEVTDDGRGMPVDIHAEEGISGVELIMTKLHAGGKFSNKNYQFSGGLHGVGISVVNALSKRVEVSIRREGSVYQIAFENGEKVEDLKIVDTCGKRNSGTRVHFWPDEQYFDSAKFSVTKLLHVLRAKAVLCPGLRIRFDDKVSKETHEWYFEDGLKDYLYQSTGESITLPAETPFVGTVSGNTEAVDWAVIWLPEGGEMITESYVNLIPTAQGGTHVNGLRQGLLEAMREFCEFRNLLPRGIKLTPEDIWDRCSYVLSTKMQDPQFAGQIKERLSSRQAAAFVSGIVKDAFSLWLNQHTGVAEQLAEMCISNAQSRLRQSKKVARKKVTQGPALPGKLTDCSTQDTGRSELFLVEGDSAGGSAKQARDREFQAIMPLRGKILNSWEVDSSQVLASQEIHDISVALGIDPDSEDLSGLRYNKVCILADADSDGLHIATLLCALFVKHFRALVENGHAYVAMPPLFRIDVGKEVFYALDEGEKQGILDRIAAEKKRGKVNVQRFKGLGEMNPLQLRETTMDPNTRRLVQLTIEEPSEMLETMDMLLAKKRAGDRKSWLESKGNMADV; encoded by the coding sequence ATGTCTAATCAATATAACGCAGATGCAATTGAAGTTTTAAATGGCCTTGACCCAGTCAAGCGTCGCCCTGGTATGTATACCGACACCACGCGGCCGAATCACCTGAGTCAAGAGGTCATTGATAACAGTGTCGATGAAGCCCTTGGAGGCTTTGCTAGTTCAATCAAGGTGGTGTTGCATCCTGATCAATCCTTAGAAGTCACTGATGATGGACGAGGCATGCCGGTGGACATTCATGCTGAGGAAGGTATTTCTGGCGTTGAATTGATCATGACCAAGTTACACGCTGGTGGTAAATTCTCTAATAAAAATTACCAGTTTTCCGGTGGTTTACACGGAGTGGGTATCTCTGTGGTAAATGCCTTATCGAAGCGGGTTGAGGTGAGTATCCGCCGTGAAGGTAGCGTGTATCAAATCGCTTTTGAGAATGGCGAAAAAGTTGAAGATTTAAAAATAGTCGACACCTGTGGCAAACGAAACAGCGGCACCCGTGTGCATTTCTGGCCGGATGAACAATATTTTGATTCGGCTAAGTTTTCTGTTACCAAGTTACTTCATGTGCTGCGAGCAAAAGCGGTCTTGTGCCCTGGACTGCGCATCCGTTTTGATGACAAAGTCAGTAAAGAAACCCACGAGTGGTACTTTGAAGATGGCTTAAAAGATTATTTGTATCAATCGACCGGTGAGAGCATCACGCTTCCTGCTGAAACCCCCTTTGTTGGCACAGTCAGTGGCAACACAGAAGCGGTAGATTGGGCGGTTATTTGGTTGCCTGAGGGCGGTGAGATGATCACCGAAAGCTACGTCAACCTTATTCCTACAGCGCAAGGTGGTACTCATGTAAACGGTTTACGCCAAGGGCTGCTAGAAGCCATGCGCGAGTTTTGTGAATTCCGCAATTTACTACCAAGAGGTATCAAATTAACCCCAGAAGATATCTGGGATCGCTGCAGTTATGTGCTGTCTACTAAGATGCAAGACCCGCAATTTGCTGGGCAAATTAAAGAGCGTCTGTCATCACGCCAAGCTGCCGCTTTTGTATCAGGTATCGTCAAAGATGCCTTCAGTTTGTGGTTGAATCAGCATACTGGTGTCGCAGAGCAGTTGGCAGAAATGTGTATTAGTAATGCACAGAGTCGTTTACGCCAAAGTAAGAAAGTGGCGCGGAAGAAAGTCACTCAAGGCCCGGCCTTGCCTGGCAAATTAACCGATTGTTCAACCCAAGATACTGGTCGTTCGGAACTGTTTTTGGTGGAAGGAGACTCAGCAGGCGGTTCGGCTAAGCAAGCTAGAGACCGCGAGTTTCAAGCGATCATGCCTCTAAGAGGTAAAATTTTAAATAGCTGGGAAGTAGACTCTTCACAAGTGCTTGCCTCACAAGAGATACATGATATTTCTGTCGCGCTTGGCATCGACCCAGATTCAGAGGACCTAAGCGGCTTGCGCTACAACAAGGTGTGTATTCTTGCCGATGCTGACTCAGATGGGTTGCACATTGCGACCTTGTTATGTGCTTTATTCGTGAAACACTTCAGAGCCTTAGTGGAAAATGGTCATGCGTACGTTGCCATGCCACCTCTGTTTAGGATTGATGTGGGTAAAGAGGTATTTTATGCACTGGATGAAGGGGAAAAACAAGGTATTTTGGATCGCATCGCTGCCGAGAAAAAACGCGGCAAAGTAAACGTACAGCGATTTAAAGGTCTTGGGGAAATGAACCCATTACAATTGCGTGAAACGACTATGGATCCCAATACTCGACGCTTGGTGCAATTGACGATAGAAGAGCCGAGCGAAATGTTAGAGACCATGGATATGTTACTCGCTAAAAAGCGTGCTGGGGATCGTAAGTCTTGGCTAGAAAGTAAAGGCAATATGGCAGACGTTTAG
- a CDS encoding YqiA/YcfP family alpha/beta fold hydrolase, translating into MTDSTREQVVIYLHGFLSSPQSVKAQQTKAFVEKYYPDLIFYIPQLDNHPKPAAKALDELIAQHPNADFGFIGSSMGGYFSSYLLERYGGKAVLINPAVQPYNLLADYLGEHVNPYTKQKFSLDESHTRDLTRFDTKSLASPQNYWVLLQTADETLDYRQAEEKYIGAKLTIEEGGDHSFQGYERFLKDIFQFLLHD; encoded by the coding sequence ATGACAGATAGTACACGTGAACAAGTAGTTATTTATTTACACGGCTTTTTGAGCTCGCCTCAATCGGTTAAAGCTCAACAGACCAAAGCGTTCGTAGAAAAATATTATCCAGATCTGATCTTTTATATCCCCCAATTGGATAATCACCCCAAGCCCGCTGCTAAAGCCCTAGATGAGCTTATTGCTCAACACCCTAACGCCGATTTTGGTTTTATTGGCAGTTCTATGGGAGGGTATTTTTCAAGTTATCTGCTTGAACGTTACGGTGGTAAAGCGGTATTAATTAACCCTGCGGTGCAACCCTACAATTTATTAGCTGACTACTTAGGGGAGCATGTTAATCCCTACACAAAACAAAAATTTAGCTTGGATGAATCCCATACACGTGATTTAACCAGGTTTGATACTAAATCTCTGGCAAGCCCGCAAAACTACTGGGTATTATTGCAAACTGCTGATGAAACCTTAGACTATCGTCAAGCAGAGGAAAAATACATAGGGGCTAAGCTGACCATCGAGGAAGGCGGAGATCATAGCTTTCAAGGATACGAACGCTTTTTGAAAGATATTTTTCAGTTTCTGCTGCACGACTAA